The following coding sequences lie in one Arachis hypogaea cultivar Tifrunner chromosome 4, arahy.Tifrunner.gnm2.J5K5, whole genome shotgun sequence genomic window:
- the LOC112797796 gene encoding protein FAR1-RELATED SEQUENCE 5, protein MVSSETQSSYVWVLRKFLECMDGRAPKAIITDGDRSMRVAIQEVFPDAHHRLCAWHLLKNATSNVCMPRFTSLFRHCMLADIEVEEFELQWEAMVSECGVKDHEWVKDLYSKKLLWATTYIRGRFFAGIRTTSRCESLHAKLGRFVESRYGILEFITNFQRCVEFLRDNEDELEFRSSYGTPVIQTEFPELEKSGAMNFTREIFARYRESLKRCVRVTVLGCIESEGTCTYVTQKYRRPEKRWNVTHHGMSDTFVCTCLRMESFGIPCVQILAMLVRLDIGSLPKSLVLQRWSKAAKVEMSGVNQVNDMEALYRNRVGAFLQHCKRFARVACQSEENFKVYTEKVVEDTLRLEMMNGDAGDGAGSGHAAQGVRDPIGVRTKGTGRANEPFGSRAVKRRKCSTCRCLGHRRTHCPNGPRVTTSYTEQNTVPSQHMPNRDPTVSYAGNGSNNRRRRVG, encoded by the exons ATGGTATCAAGTGAAACACAATCTTCGTATGTATGGGTTCTAAGAAAGTTTCTCGAATGTATGGATGGCAGAGCTCCGAAGGCCATAATAACTGACGGGGATAGATCAATGCGAGTAGCTATCCAGGAGGTCTTTCCCGATGCTCATCACAGGCTTTGCGCATGGCACCTACTGAAAAATGCTACTTCCAATGTATGTATGCCGAGGTTCACATCCTTGTTTAGGCACTGCATGCTAGCAGACATAGAGGTGGAGGAGTTTGAGTTGCAGTGGGAAGCGATGGTGAGTGAGTGTGGCGTGAAGGATCATGAGTGGGTGAAGGATTTATACTCGAAGAAATTGCTTTGGGCAACAACTTACATACGTGGAAGGTTCTTTGCTGGCATTAGGACGACTTCCCGATGCGAATCATTGCATGCGAAGCTTGGGCGGTTTGTGGAGAGCAGGTACGGGATTCTTGAATTCATAACCAATTTCCAACGGTGTGTGGAATTCCTCAGAGACAACGAAGATGAGCTCGAGTTTCGATCATCATATGGGACTCCTGTAATCCAAACAGAGTTTCCCGAGTTGGAAAAGTCAGGTGCAATGAATTTCACACGTGAGATTTTTGCAAGATACCGGGAGTCATTGAAGAGGTGTGTGCGTGTTACAGTGTTAGGGTGCATAGAATCGGAAGGCACATGCACATACGTGACTCAGAAATATAGGAGGCCAGAGAAGAGGTGGAACGTGACTCACCATGGAATGTCTGACACTTTTGTATGCACTTGCTTAAGGATGGAATCTTTCGGAATTCCTTGCGTCCAAATACTTGCAATGCTTGTCCGATTAGACATTGGGTCCCTCCCGAAGAGCCTGGTGCTGCAACGATGGTCGAAGGCAGCCAAGGTTGAGATGTCTGGGGTTAATCAAGTCAACGACATGGAAGCGCTTTATCGTAACCGTGTTGGTGCTTTCTTGCAACATTGCAAAAGGTTCGCTCGGGTTGCTTGTCAGAGTGAAGAGAACTTCAAGGTGTACACAGAGAAAGTGGTGGAGGACACACTGAGGCTAGAAATGATGAATGGAGATGCTGGTGATGGTGCAGGGAGTGGTCATGCGGCGCAGGGGGTTAGAGATCCAATTGGTGTTCGCACAAAGGGGACCGGGCGAGCTAATGAACCGTTTGGATCAAGGGCTGTCAAGCGGAGGAAGTGTAGCACATGCCGTTGTTTGGGACATAGACGTACTCATTGTCCCAATGGGCCACGAGTAACAACTTCATATACAGAGCAGAACACCGTGCCAAGTCAGCATATGCCTAATAGAGACCCAACG GTGTCATATGCTGGCAATGGAAGCAACAACCGTCGAAGGAGAGTTGGCTAA